From a region of the Rhinatrema bivittatum chromosome 15, aRhiBiv1.1, whole genome shotgun sequence genome:
- the RPS19 gene encoding 40S ribosomal protein S19 isoform X1, with translation MPGVTVKDVNQQEFVRALSAFLKKSGKLKVPEWVDTVKLAKHKELAPYDENWFYTRAASTARHLYLRGGAGVGSMTKIYGGRQRNGVMPSHFSRGSKSVARRVLQALEGLKMVEKDPNGGRKLTPQGQRDLDRIAGQVAAASKKH, from the exons ATGCCCGGTGTTACAGTTAAAGATGTGAACCAGCAGGAGTTTGTTCGAGCTCTGTCTGCCTTCCTGAAAAA GTCTGGAAAATTGAAGGTTCCTGAATGGGTGGATACAGTCAAACTGGCCAAACACAAGGAACTGGCTCCCTATGATGAGAACTGGTTCTACACTAGAGCTG CTTCCACAGCCCGTCACCTGTATCTTCGTGGCGGTGCGGGAGTAGGCTCCATGACCAAGATCTACGGTGGCCGCCAGCGCAATGGGGTAATGCCCAGCCATTTCAGCCGAGGCTCCAAGAGTGTGGCCAGACGAGTGCTGCAGGCATTGGAGGGGCTGAAGATGGTGGAAAAGGACCCCAATGG AGGTCGCAAACTGACTCCTCAGGGACAGAGAGACTTGGACAGAATTGCCGGGCAG gttgcaGCAGCAAGCAAAAAACATTAA
- the RPS19 gene encoding 40S ribosomal protein S19 isoform X2 has product MPGVTVKDVNQQEFVRALSAFLKKSGKLKVPEWVDTVKLAKHKELAPYDENWFYTRAASTARHLYLRGGAGVGSMTKIYGGRQRNGVMPSHFSRGSKSVARRVLQALEGLKMVEKDPNGNIKALVNVGIVRV; this is encoded by the exons ATGCCCGGTGTTACAGTTAAAGATGTGAACCAGCAGGAGTTTGTTCGAGCTCTGTCTGCCTTCCTGAAAAA GTCTGGAAAATTGAAGGTTCCTGAATGGGTGGATACAGTCAAACTGGCCAAACACAAGGAACTGGCTCCCTATGATGAGAACTGGTTCTACACTAGAGCTG CTTCCACAGCCCGTCACCTGTATCTTCGTGGCGGTGCGGGAGTAGGCTCCATGACCAAGATCTACGGTGGCCGCCAGCGCAATGGGGTAATGCCCAGCCATTTCAGCCGAGGCTCCAAGAGTGTGGCCAGACGAGTGCTGCAGGCATTGGAGGGGCTGAAGATGGTGGAAAAGGACCCCAATGG CAACATAAAAGCATTGGTTAATGTTGGCATAGTGCGAGTGTGA